One genomic window of Quercus lobata isolate SW786 chromosome 9, ValleyOak3.0 Primary Assembly, whole genome shotgun sequence includes the following:
- the LOC115960052 gene encoding serine/threonine-protein phosphatase 7 long form homolog, with translation MEDLPATLKCRRRFTKLLQKPLDPRIVHYIDEAGLSGLYGIPFIPLDHALITALVERWRPETHTFHLPHGEMSITLEDMEVMMGLPIEGLPVVGKTDMKWKDECERLLGVTPPPSIPKPNQNKSVLDGSRIRLKWLADHFRAPLPENASENLVQQYARYYILELLGGSLFMDTSGGRVSLMFLQFLDPISDAKKYSSGSAALAWLYRQLCNATHLEAKQIGGPLILVQLWAFARFPHMFPKMKQPCQGALDQELLPGPYAVRWQGAKCTDNTHTHVLEEYRASFSTIQAHQVSYPFLGIVYHCYVCVHSCK, from the exons ATGGAA GATTTGCCGGCCACACTAAAGTGTCGACGCCGCTTTACTAAGTTACTACAAAAGCCGCTAGATCCACGGATAGTTCATTACATTGACGAGGCTGGGTTATCTGGGCTATATGGCATTCCATTTATACCACTCGATCATGCGTTGATCACTGCATTGGTTGAACGATGGCGTCCGGAGACCCACACTTTTCATCTACCCCATGGCGAGATGTCCATCACTTTAGAGGATATGGAGGTCATGATGGGGCTACCTATAGAGGGATTGCCAGTGGTGGGGAAGACTGACATGAAATGGAAGGATGAATGCGAACGCTTACTTGGTGTTACCCCTCCACCCTCAATACCAAAGCCTAATCAGAACAAGTCTGTGCTAGATGGGTCAAGAATTAGACTAAAATGGCTCGCTGACCACTTTAGAGCCCCCTTACCTGAGAATGCCAGCGAAAATTTGGTGCAACAATATGCTCGATATTATATACTGGAGCTGTTGGGTGGCAGTTTGTTTATGGATACATCAGGAGGACGGGTCTCTCTAATGTTTCTTCAGTTCTTGGATCCCATCAGTGATGCCAAGAAATACAGTTCGGGTAGTGCAGCCTTGGCATGGCTATATAGACAGCTATGCAATGCCACCCACTTGGAGGCGAAGCAGATTGGCGGTCCACTAATCTTGGTGCAGTTGTGGGCTTTTGCCAGGTTCCCACACATGTTTCCAAAGATGAAACAACCCTGTCAAGGTGCTCTGGACCAGGAATTGCTGCCAGGACCTTATGCCGTTAG ATGGCAAGGGGCAAAGTGCACAGATAATACTCACACACATGTACTAGAGGAATATCGCGCCTCATTTTCTACGATCCAAGCCCATCAGGTATCATACCCGTTTTTAGGCATCGTTTATCATTGTTATGTTTGTGTTCATTCATgtaaataa
- the LOC115960054 gene encoding uncharacterized protein LOC115960054, with product MSNSEHQSTSEPRPSLEQTIDDLAKNIRNLMDRVEQIEASQRETINHEGDNMLRQNHHGYFNRAPNFEHNHYNHNDPRDYDDRMFKEKIEAPTFDGCLDPWVFTDWLRQMDKFFDYYHWAENKKVRYARMKLIGRADLFWEDLEDSIRRRHEPPITNWLEMKGALSRNYLPSTYRSSLLEEWDRLKQGTAPVAEYIEKFKEFKRRIRIVEEEVVTLNRFKKGLNANLLGEIITRGVTTLREAYDLARNCELASKSIFWRRSEPRSFPANPQPFGSKPRLALPPKVNPNSTPIEKEDKGKGVVNEPSRLGFRLQCFKCNGVGHIAARCPSRTLVIQEGDEKVEDVEELVYDPNVEETQDVEAEWEDDPSYLACIRAISPQVDDSKNSGVPRVNVVRCALAEQRDADDWLRSAIFQTYTKCGDTTCKVIIDSGSCINTVSSNVVSRLGLKLTPHPNPYKVSWVDTSSIAIKERCVVPLQFLTYKAEIWCDVIPMDVGHIILGRPWLYDLDVTLHGRSNSCSFMFEGKKIVLNPLKPKPIGMSKKTEAPKAKGLNIISPRAFERVAIQESIVFVLVARELRGETSEE from the coding sequence ATGTCAAACTCTGAACATCAATCCACTTCTGAACCTAGGCCCTCCTTAGAGCAAACCATAGATGACCTAGCAAAAAATATCCGTAATTTAATGGATAGGGTTGAGCAAATTGAGGCATCTCAAAGAGAGACCATTAACCATGAAGGAGATAACATGCTTAGGCAAAATCACCACGGTTACTTTAATAGGGCTCCAAACTTTGAACATAATCACTATAATCACAATGACCCTAGAGATTATGATGATAGAATGTTCAAGGAAAAGATAGAAGCACCCACCTTTGATGGTTGCCTAGACCCATGGGTTTTCACTGATTGGTTACGTCAGATGGATAAATTCTTTGACTACTACCATTGGGCTGAGAATAAGAAAGTGAGGTATGCTAGGATGAAGTTAATTGGAAGAGCTGACCTTTTCTGGGAGGACCTTGAGGATAGCATTAGGCGACGACATGAGCCCCCCATTACTAATTGGCTTGAGATGAAGGGTGCACTCTCAAGGAATTATCTTCCTTCAACTTATAGGAGCTCCCTCCTTGAGGAATGGGATCGCCTAAAGCAAGGCACTGCTCCTGTGGCTGAATATATAGAAAAGTTTAAGGAGTTCAAGAGGCGAATTCGAATAGTCGAGGAAGAGGTTGTCACACTCAATAGGTTTAAGAAAGGTTTAAATGCTAACCTATTAGGCGAGATTATCACCCGAGGGGTCACTACCTTAAGAGAAGCATATGACCTCGCTAGGAATTGTGAATTAGCATCCAAATCTATCTTTTGGCGGCGTTCTGAGCCCCGAAGTTTTCCCGCCAACCCTCAACCTTTTGGTAGCAAACCTAGACTTGCCTTACCCCCTAAGGTCAACCCCAATAGCACCCCAATAGAAAAAGAGGACAAGGGAAAAGGTGTGGTCAATGAGCCTTCAAGATTAGGGTTTCGCCTCCAATGCTTCAAATGCAATGGGGTTGGACACATTGCTGCTAGATGTCCCTCTAGGACCCTTGTCATTCAAGAGGGTGATGAAAAGGTAGAAGATGTTGAGGAGCTAGTGTATGATCCAAATGTTGAAGAAACCCAAGATGTTGAAGCAGAATGGGAAGATGATCCCAGCTATCTCGCATGCATTAGAGCCATTTCTCCCCAAGTTGATGACTCTAAGAACTCTGGTGTCCCAAGAGTGAATGTGGTAAGGTGTGCCTTGGCAGAGCAAAGAGATGCTGATGATTGGCTAAGAAGTGCCATCTTTCAAACTTACACTAAGTGTGGAGACACAACTTGCAAGGTTATCATAGATAGTGGAAGTTGCATTAACACAGTGTCTTCTAACGTGGTTTCCCGCCTAGGCTTGAAATTGACCCCACACCCTAACCCATATAAAGTTTCTTGGGTGGATACTTCCTCCATAGccataaaagaaagatgtgTTGTCCCACTTCAATTCCTCACCTACAAGGCTGAAATATGGTGTGACGTAATTCCCATGGATGTAGGGCATATTATCTTAGGTAGACCTTGGCTGTATGATCTGGATGTCACCCTTCATGGGCGATCCAATTCTTGCTCATTTATGTTTGAAGGTAAGAAGATTGTGCTCAATCCTTTGAAACCCAAGCCAATTGGCATGAGCAAGAAGACAGAAGCACCAAAGGCGAAAGGCCTGAACATTATAAGTCCAAGGGCATTTGAAAGGGTAGCAATTCAAGAGTCCATTGTGTTTGTCTTAGTTGCCAGGGAATTACGTGGAGAGACCAGTGAGGAGTAA